The genomic DNA ggtggggggttgtcctgggggcagggagggggacatGGTTTATGGAGCGGGCTGGTTAGGGGGGGACATGGCTAAGGGGGCTGGCACCCAGGCCCCCGCGAAGCGTCTCAATAAGTCCGCGCTCTCCTCTTTGGTGTCTTGCAGGAGAGGCAGCTTCCCCCCTTGGGTCCAACAAACCCGCGTGTGACGCTGGCCCCACCTTGGAACGGCCTGGCCCCCCcagcaccgccccccccaccccggctgcagATCACCGAGAACGGCGAGTTCCGAAACACCGCAGACCACTAGCCCACCCAGCATCACagaccttcttctccctccccatgcaCCCCACCCTGGAACAGCACCCACCACCAGGACTGGATGTCGCCGAGGGACAGCGGGATTGCCTCCCTGAATGCCTCCTTGGGGGGcaccaatcccccacccccactgcaccATTTCCAGGGGGGAAGAGTGGGGACCCTTAGCTgtccccttttccttcctgttgGGGTGCTGCCCCCTGTGACCCCCCCAGGGACCCTTGCCCCAGGACACCACCTACCCCACACAGACCCCTTCACTCCGGGGTGCTATCCCCATCCTCTGCCTCATCGTTCCCCTGAGCACTGGGGGACagaccctcacccccaccctgggggTGTGGCACCTCCAAACTTTCAACTTCAGGGTGATTTTTTAGCAGTAACCAGAGCTGACAATCTAACTCCCCTCCACCGCCCCATTTTGGCCTCCCCTGTCCCCCTTGTTATGGGGAGGGGACCCCGGGTGAGGGGGCCCTATTACCCCTTGATTTCTCAGGAGCGTCTGGGGGGGCTCAGCACGCACAAACTCCTTCTCCTCCTACTACTCTTAAATttactccctccccacccagaacccagatggggtggaggggccaccggggcagggagggggcggcAAGGGGGGAATGGGAGTcgtctccccttcctcccacacctGATCTGCTCTTGGCTGGTCCCAGAGCGGGGTGAGGGGGCTtatgcccccccctcccccagtgtgttgGGTGGGGTGGAATTGAGGTTAGGGTGAGGGGTTAGGGTCTAGGAGGGTGTGTGTGTTAGGGAGGACAGACTAGTTGATCTGCCCTACCCTGACACACACAGCccccccttgcccctcccctctctcttcttggTCTCTACtcccagggggaggggggaacttACTCTAGGAAAAGCCATGTCTCTCTCCCCCAGGGTGGGGGGACCTGTGTTGGAGGAGGGGTGTTGGGGGCCCCCTTCCATGACTCTGTCCCCCTGGGGGAGGTAGGACAGGGCTGGGCTTCCCTCtcatcctcccccctccccaatctccctccacctccctccctcccgccagCTCCACAATTTTTCCGTGTTTCTCTGTACATAGCTCTCTGGCGGGATAGGGGAGGTAGGATGGATGGGGTTTAGGGTGGGTAGGTCATGGGAGGGGAGAAGCCCCTCCTTGGCACCCCCTCTTCCCTGACTGCTGTCCCCTACCCAGCCTTGCCCCCTCATCCCTTCTTGCGTTTGGTATTGAGACTCTTTCCAGACTTCacccttctttcttttgtatgGACAGTTCCCCTTCAGTCCCATCCCCCTACACACATACACCCAGCCGGGGCCAAATTTATACTTATATAAAAGTTGTaaatatgtgaaattttattCCTGTGCCCTTTTCCTTGCTTTCCCAACCTCAGACCCTACCCCTGgaccccctttcctcctctctttggCTGTTGTAATTATCTGGGGTTTGTACTGTACAtattgggggtgtgtgtgtgtgggctgGGGGCAACCCCTCTGTACAGAGCttcctggccccctccccccccacgcttccctccccctccatcaCCCTAAGGGTAGGGAGAGGCTCTTCCtacctgttttattttgttttctcgttctccctccccaccttatcccaccccactcccagccttctctgtcctccaccactatccctttttctccactcccagccccatttcctttttttctggagtGTGTGGTGAAACAAAAATCATGTTTAATAAACGGAGATTGTTCTTTTATCGCTGTGCTGACTTTCCTAAGCTGGGACCTTCGGACGGACCAGCAGGGTCCTGCTTTTTGACAGGAAGCTGACAGCCTGGGAGAAACTATATCCCTGCGTGATGCCAGAGTCTCCGCCAGAATATCATTCTCCCACCCAGCGACGAGATTTATTCTGTTTTCGAGCAGGGGTTGTGCACTGGCCAAGCTTACCCAATCTAGCTCTCCCCTCACCACTGCTCCCCTTAACCCGAATGAGTAAAGAGGCCAGGGAACAGAAACATTATCTGATTAAGAAATTCCAAGTATATATCTacagacacatatacatatatatttagtaatTACCTAGAAATAGGGTTTATTTAATTGCTGGTTAAAATGCTCCGCAGGGAATGCAGGAAAGAACTTGGTTCCTTAGCAAATCTTGAGTTCTAATCCCAGGCCCGTCACTTGCCAGCCTCGGTTTCCCCGGAGGAAACAGCACGGCAACACCTACcttgcagggctgggggagggtacAAGGTGATGTGGACAATGGCTGGCCCACACAATAGGTGCCCACTTAATCTCGCCTTCTCAGCACCTAGCAGGGGGAGGGCGCTACATTTAATCACCCGCAGGGCTAACGGGTTGCCCCCTCCTTCCGGGCTATGGTCTCTTGAGGCCTGGGTCGCCGTCCTCCCGCAGGGGCGGCCACCCCATCCGCCGCCGCGCGGGGGCCAGAGACCTCCAACCAGCTCGGCCTTCTCGCTCGCGCAACCAATCAACACGAGGCTTGTAGGCTACCGCCTTCCGATTGGCTGCGGCTCTGGCACCGCCCACCGCACCTGGCGTTGGCGTCCGGCGGGAAGGCGGTGGCTTCCGGCCCGGGATTGAGCGGTGTCCGCAGAAGCGTTCCGGGCCTTTGCCGCGTGTGTACCGGCGGGGGCGTGGCGGCGGGAAGGGCCTGCCGGCCGGCGCTCCCGCTCTCCCGGCGGCCGCGGCTTCCCGGGAGCCGGGCCTTCTGGGCACCGTGAGAAGGAGTGGAGCGGCAGGCGGGAGCGGTCCGGGGCCGGCGAGGTCGGGCGCGTGGCTCGAAGgacctcctcatcttcctccacaggccctggaagtgaaACCCCGGTTGGTCTTTTGTTGTGGTTgtctagtatttcttttttcgGTGGGGGCGTGCGCGGGGCTGATCTGCGGAAACCACTACTGACTGAAAAGTTTCCACAGGTTGGGATGGGGGAGGCGGGTGTTGTGTGAGGAGACGTGGTTGCCCTTATCCAGAGCTTCTGTGACCCCCGTGTCTTTCCTCCACAGCCTTCATCCCGCGGGGGGTGCGCCCCCAGCCCCTCATCTCCAGTATTCGATCCCCTGGGATCTGTCTTTCTGAGGCGGCCATATGGATACCTCGACGCCAATGCCCGCCGTCCCCCCGTCCCCGACCTGCAACCCTGCCCCACGGACAATCCAGATCGAGTTCCCGCAGCATAGCTCGGTGCTGCTGGAAGCCCTGAACCGCCACAGGCTAGAGGGAAAGTTCTGTGATGTGTCCCTCTTGGTGCAGGGCCGGGAACTTAGGGCTCACAAAGCAGTGTTGGCTGCTGCCTCTCCTTACTTCCATGACAAACTTCTTCTGGGGGATGCGCCACGTCTCACTCTGCCCAACGTCATTGAAGCCGATGCCTTCGAGGGGCTGCTCCAGCTCATTTATTCAGGGCGCCTCCGTCTGCCACTGGAtgctctccctgcccacctcctcgtGGCCAGTGGCCTCCAGATGTGGCAAGTAGTAGATCAGTGCTCAGAGATTCTTAGAGAACTAGAAACCTCAGGTGGTGGAATTTCAACCCGTGGGGCGACCTCTTACCACACACTTCTTTCCACCACATCCTCTCCAGGGGGCTGGTGCATTCGCTCTTCCCCTTTCCAGACCCCAGTGCAGTCTTCCACCTCTACCGAGAGCCCCGTTTTAGGGGAGGGGAGTGAACTGGGAGATGTGTTACAGATTCAAgttgaagaagaggaggaggaggaggaggaagaagaagaagaagatgaggaggaggaccAGGGGTCAGCAGCACCCTCTCAGACACCTCAGCCTCAGAGAGTATCAGGGGCTTTTCCCTGTCCTCATGGATCCCACCCACTGCCCATATCCACTACTCCCCGCAGGGTTTCAGAGGGTGAGAGTGCACCACTTGAGTCACCTGCTGCTCATACTGCACTGCCCCCCAAAGTCTTCTACATTAAGCAGGAACCCTCTGAGCCTAAAGAAGAGATATCAGGAGGTGGAACTCAGTCTGGAGGAACAAAGGAGGAGACCAAAGTGTTTCCTGGAGGGGACACCGAAGGGAATGGAGAGCTAGGCTTCTTGCTGCCCCCAGGAGCAGGGGCAACgtatggaggaggaggaggaggtccaTCCTGGAAACCAGTGGATCTTCATGGGAATGAAATCCTGTCAGGGGGTGGGGGACCTGGCGGTGCAGGACAGGCTGTGCATGGGCCTGTCAAGTTAGGAGGTACACCCCCTGCAGATGGAAAACGCTTTGGTTGTTTGTGTGGGAAGCGGTTTGCAGTGAAGCCAAAGCGTGACCGGCACATCATGCTGACCTTCAGCCTTCGGCCCTTTGGCTGTGGTATCTGTAATAAGCGCTTCAAGCTGAAGCACCATCTGACAGAGCACATGAAGACCCATGCTGGAGCCCTGCATGCCTGCCCCCATTGTGGCCGTCGGTTCCGAGTTCATGCCTGTTTCCTTCGCCATCGAGACCTATGCAAGGGCCAGGGTTGGGCCACTGCTCACTGGACTTACAACTGACTGCTGAGGCTGCACACTAATTTCTAGGATAAGAAAGCCACTGCTGCTGATTTATACTTTCCCCTCATAACCATTGCACC from Ursus arctos isolate Adak ecotype North America unplaced genomic scaffold, UrsArc2.0 scaffold_31, whole genome shotgun sequence includes the following:
- the ZBTB9 gene encoding zinc finger and BTB domain-containing protein 9, producing MDTSTPMPAVPPSPTCNPAPRTIQIEFPQHSSVLLEALNRHRLEGKFCDVSLLVQGRELRAHKAVLAAASPYFHDKLLLGDAPRLTLPNVIEADAFEGLLQLIYSGRLRLPLDALPAHLLVASGLQMWQVVDQCSEILRELETSGGGISTRGATSYHTLLSTTSSPGGWCIRSSPFQTPVQSSTSTESPVLGEGSELGDVLQIQVEEEEEEEEEEEEEDEEEDQGSAAPSQTPQPQRVSGAFPCPHGSHPLPISTTPRRVSEGESAPLESPAAHTALPPKVFYIKQEPSEPKEEISGGGTQSGGTKEETKVFPGGDTEGNGELGFLLPPGAGATYGGGGGGPSWKPVDLHGNEILSGGGGPGGAGQAVHGPVKLGGTPPADGKRFGCLCGKRFAVKPKRDRHIMLTFSLRPFGCGICNKRFKLKHHLTEHMKTHAGALHACPHCGRRFRVHACFLRHRDLCKGQGWATAHWTYN